One segment of Candidatus Peregrinibacteria bacterium DNA contains the following:
- a CDS encoding type II toxin-antitoxin system Phd/YefM family antitoxin: MNILAANELKVKGVSALEDALSHDDRAFITVRGKTKYVVLTVDEYDNLRECELERLLREAKEDIARGDYTQETVAEHVKRLTKELNDEN; encoded by the coding sequence ATGAATATTTTAGCCGCAAACGAGCTTAAGGTGAAAGGGGTCTCCGCTCTGGAGGATGCCCTCTCCCACGATGATCGGGCATTCATCACCGTGCGCGGAAAAACCAAATATGTTGTGTTGACCGTGGATGAGTACGATAATTTAAGGGAATGCGAATTGGAGAGATTGTTGAGGGAGGCAAAGGAAGATATTGCGAGAGGAGATTATACTCAGGAAACCGTTGCGGAGCACGTTAAAAGATTAACGAAAGAATTAAATGACGAAAATTAA
- a CDS encoding ATP-binding protein, with translation MINKTIIEQQNPWWKAGKLDRKMFPRYILPELIKNLKNSKILALVGSRQVGKSSLMDLMIEDLLKSVKPTNILYFNLDDFSIQELFSSPGSFISYLGGITEKKYIFIDEVQRLPSPGLFLKTIYDLHLNIKLVVSGSSQLELRSKLKEFLVGRMRQFEISRLHFEEMLSLNPNIPHETILTEMLTYGGYPDIAKEQNDLEKQRLIGDVYETYLKKDISDFAKIDDVGAFNKLIILLASQIGNLLNINKLSDTLRISEYKVKQYLDILEGTFIIKLIPPFCGNYQKEIRKTPKVFFMDLGLRNYVLKNWGELEMRVDKGALFENAVFLEMYGRDIYKEKNYYYWRTTNQTEIDFVIRSGTELYAIEAKYGSRSVPKSFLTFRKFYHGSLCKVVTPSDVYEFSIL, from the coding sequence ATGATAAATAAAACCATTATAGAACAGCAAAATCCGTGGTGGAAAGCGGGTAAACTCGATAGGAAGATGTTCCCGCGTTATATTTTACCTGAGTTGATAAAAAATCTAAAAAACTCAAAAATTCTCGCTTTGGTTGGAAGCAGGCAAGTTGGTAAATCATCCTTGATGGATTTAATGATCGAAGATTTACTTAAAAGTGTGAAACCGACAAACATACTTTATTTTAATCTTGATGATTTTAGTATTCAGGAACTTTTTAGCTCCCCCGGAAGTTTTATTTCTTATCTGGGAGGCATTACCGAGAAAAAGTATATCTTTATCGATGAGGTGCAGAGGCTTCCTTCTCCCGGATTATTTTTGAAGACCATTTATGATCTCCATTTAAATATAAAATTGGTGGTGAGCGGGTCGTCGCAACTTGAACTACGGTCTAAGCTGAAAGAATTTCTCGTCGGTCGTATGCGACAGTTCGAAATCTCCAGATTGCATTTCGAAGAAATGCTTTCACTGAATCCCAATATTCCGCATGAAACGATTCTTACCGAAATGCTTACCTATGGAGGCTATCCCGATATTGCGAAGGAGCAAAATGACTTGGAAAAACAGCGACTTATCGGTGATGTTTATGAGACATATTTGAAAAAAGATATTTCGGATTTTGCGAAAATCGATGATGTAGGTGCATTTAATAAGTTAATTATATTGCTCGCTTCGCAGATAGGAAATTTATTGAATATAAATAAACTTTCCGACACGCTTCGTATTTCCGAATATAAGGTGAAGCAGTATCTGGATATTCTCGAGGGTACATTTATTATAAAATTGATACCTCCGTTTTGTGGGAATTATCAAAAAGAGATCAGGAAAACTCCAAAAGTATTTTTTATGGATCTTGGGCTAAGAAATTATGTACTGAAGAATTGGGGTGAACTTGAAATGAGGGTTGATAAGGGGGCATTGTTTGAAAATGCGGTATTCCTGGAAATGTATGGCAGGGATATTTATAAGGAGAAAAATTATTATTATTGGCGCACCACCAATCAGACCGAAATTGATTTCGTTATTCGAAGCGGTACCGAACTGTATGCGATTGAAGCGAAATATGGTTCGCGA
- a CDS encoding plasmid stabilization protein, with the protein MTKINFTKKYKKIEKIFLRKHPDLLKRYIKTLEFLEINPFYPSLGLHKLKGMELYSVSINISYRITLEFFIEGDEVTLIRVGSHEEVY; encoded by the coding sequence ATGACGAAAATTAATTTCACGAAAAAATACAAGAAAATTGAAAAAATATTTTTGAGAAAACATCCTGACTTGCTCAAGAGATATATAAAAACACTTGAATTTTTGGAAATTAATCCATTCTACCCATCACTTGGTCTTCATAAATTGAAAGGTATGGAGCTTTATTCCGTATCAATCAACATATCTTATCGAATTACTTTGGAGTTTTTTATAGAAGGTGATGAGGTCACTTTGATCCGTGTCGGTAGTCATGAGGAGGTGTATTGA